The Listeria monocytogenes genome window below encodes:
- a CDS encoding putative RNA methyltransferase: MLSKMEINKRALNENITLLACPICGEAFAFREPQSFVCLEGHGFDIAKPGYVHLLKQAHKTKYDQSLFESRKKVITSGFFEKLIERVTEFIAEKKKEQLVLYDAGCGEGSHLTRVVSNLQAIGVNVHAVGLDIAKEGVKQAARDYPGIAWTVADLANCPNQAETADVILNILSPSNYVEFKRLLKKDGYLLKVVPEANYLRELREFIYVDEKSSYSNESVTSRLAEKLSVEHVERVTYKAPIAKELFADFLEMTPLGWHIEAEKKSELLGNPPKELTVDLQIIIANRAPLL; this comes from the coding sequence TTGTTATCGAAAATGGAGATAAATAAACGCGCCTTGAACGAAAATATAACTCTTCTTGCTTGTCCCATTTGTGGCGAAGCATTCGCGTTTAGAGAGCCTCAGTCATTTGTATGTCTGGAAGGTCATGGGTTTGATATCGCCAAACCAGGTTATGTACATTTACTAAAACAAGCTCATAAAACAAAATATGATCAATCATTATTCGAATCCCGTAAAAAAGTGATCACGAGTGGCTTTTTTGAAAAATTAATCGAGCGAGTGACAGAATTTATTGCGGAGAAGAAAAAAGAACAACTCGTTTTATATGATGCAGGTTGCGGGGAAGGAAGTCATTTGACGCGAGTTGTATCGAATTTACAGGCAATTGGTGTTAATGTCCACGCAGTTGGTTTAGATATCGCCAAAGAAGGGGTGAAACAAGCGGCACGCGACTATCCTGGTATTGCTTGGACAGTAGCTGATTTAGCCAATTGCCCGAATCAAGCAGAGACGGCGGATGTCATTTTAAATATTTTATCGCCATCGAATTACGTGGAATTCAAACGACTTTTAAAGAAGGATGGATATTTGCTAAAAGTAGTGCCAGAAGCGAATTATTTGCGGGAATTACGTGAATTTATTTATGTCGACGAGAAAAGTAGTTATTCGAATGAGTCGGTCACATCACGGTTAGCAGAAAAGTTAAGCGTAGAACACGTAGAACGAGTGACCTACAAAGCGCCGATTGCCAAAGAATTATTTGCAGATTTTCTTGAAATGACACCACTTGGTTGGCATATTGAAGCGGAGAAAAAAAGCGAATTACTGGGAAACCCACCAAAAGAATTAACCGTTGATTTGCAAATTATTATCGCAAATAGAGCACCTCTTTTGTAA
- a CDS encoding dihydrofolate reductase yields the protein MIIFVWAQDRAGNIGKDNKMPWHLPGDLQFFKKTTTGKTLVMGRKTYESLGKALPNRKTIVLTRDQDLKLDDAEVLHSKEAVLGLAETGEPIYVVGGAEIYRLFMDVADQLIVTKIDAEFEADTAFPEVDWENFSELAKEFHEKDEKNKYNYTFYTYERN from the coding sequence ATGATTATTTTTGTTTGGGCACAAGACCGCGCTGGAAATATTGGAAAAGATAACAAAATGCCGTGGCACTTACCAGGAGATTTGCAGTTTTTCAAAAAAACGACGACTGGGAAAACGCTTGTCATGGGGCGAAAAACCTATGAATCGCTAGGAAAAGCTTTACCAAATAGAAAGACAATCGTGTTGACACGAGATCAAGACCTCAAGTTAGATGATGCAGAGGTACTTCATTCAAAAGAAGCTGTTTTAGGTCTTGCTGAGACAGGAGAACCAATCTATGTAGTTGGTGGTGCAGAAATCTATCGTTTATTTATGGATGTGGCGGATCAGCTGATTGTGACAAAAATTGATGCAGAGTTTGAGGCTGATACTGCGTTTCCTGAAGTGGATTGGGAGAATTTTTCCGAACTGGCGAAAGAATTCCATGAAAAAGATGAAAAAAATAAGTACAATTATACTTTTTATACGTATGAAAGAAATTAG
- a CDS encoding thymidylate synthase → MKQYLDLEKYVLENGTQKGDRTGTGTISTFGYQMRFDLQEGFPIMTTKRVPFKLVVSELLWFLHGDTNIRYLLQHNNNIWNEWAFERFVKSDDYKGEDMTDFGLRAERDPAFKEVYQAEMEKFKTRILEDEAFANKYGELGNIYGKQWREWKTSQGETIDQLADLIEMIKTNPNSRRLIVSAWNPEDIPNMALPPCHSLFQFYVADGKLSCQLYQRSADIFLGVPFNIASYALLTHLIAREVGLDVGEFIHTMGDAHLYNNHIEQVKEQLSRTPHKLPKLVLSDKPATIFDFDVADISLDGYNPDPAIKAPISV, encoded by the coding sequence ATGAAACAATATTTGGATTTAGAAAAGTACGTTTTAGAGAATGGGACACAAAAAGGAGATCGCACTGGGACTGGAACAATCAGCACATTTGGTTATCAAATGCGTTTTGATTTACAAGAGGGCTTTCCGATTATGACAACAAAACGGGTACCATTTAAACTTGTAGTAAGTGAACTGCTATGGTTTTTACATGGAGATACGAATATTCGCTACCTTTTACAGCATAATAATAATATTTGGAATGAATGGGCTTTTGAACGTTTTGTGAAAAGTGATGATTATAAAGGCGAAGATATGACTGACTTTGGACTGCGTGCTGAGCGTGATCCAGCTTTCAAAGAAGTGTATCAAGCGGAGATGGAGAAGTTTAAAACACGTATTTTAGAAGATGAAGCGTTCGCGAATAAATACGGCGAGCTAGGTAATATTTACGGTAAACAATGGCGCGAATGGAAAACTTCGCAAGGGGAAACAATTGATCAGTTAGCAGATTTGATTGAAATGATTAAAACGAATCCGAACTCGCGTCGTTTGATTGTCTCTGCTTGGAATCCAGAAGATATTCCGAATATGGCTTTACCGCCTTGTCATTCGCTATTCCAATTTTATGTTGCGGATGGGAAATTATCATGTCAGCTGTATCAGCGTAGTGCTGACATTTTCCTTGGTGTACCATTTAATATTGCGAGCTATGCGCTTCTAACACATTTGATTGCGCGTGAAGTAGGACTGGATGTTGGCGAGTTTATCCATACAATGGGTGACGCGCATCTTTATAATAATCATATTGAGCAAGTGAAAGAACAGTTGTCTAGAACACCGCACAAACTTCCAAAATTAGTGCTTTCAGATAAACCAGCAACGATTTTTGATTTTGATGTAGCGGATATTTCACTAGATGGTTATAATCCAGATCCGGCAATTAAAGCACCAATTTCAGTATAA
- a CDS encoding ABC-F family ATP-binding cassette domain-containing protein encodes MKQLKVENLTKTYGEKSLFENISLTITEGERIGLIGVNGTGKSTLLQIISGSESGDKGTVTKAKDYTIGYLAQDPEFNEANTVLSAVFDGDTAALRAMRKYEEVLLAMSLDAENTKLHDAYTTASQEMDASAAWDMNTEAKTILERLGITDLTAKISELSGGQRKRVGLAQVLIETPDLLILDEPTNHLDFQSIRWLEEYLNRFKGAVLLVTHDRYFLDRVTNHMVELDRGSAYRYVGNYEKFMESKAIRMENEVRESEKNKNLYRKELAWMRRGPQGRATKQNARQDRFHDLEKKVKTKIDDSELAIDFVTSRLGKDVFELKNLEKCFDEKQVLQDFSLIIQPGERLGITGNNGTGKSTLLNMLAGKLAPDAGEIVTGQTVQIGYYTQQNEEMDPDMRMIAYLQEAGEQVTTSGGEVISVSAMLERFLFPPNSHGKKIGSLSGGEKRRLFLLRILMERPNVLLLDEPTNDLDTQTLTVLEDYLESFNGTVITVSHDRYFLDKVVNKLLVFRAIGEVEIFYGEYSDYLKELVTKAKPAKSMKKMVNTSVDKPAPEKKEKVKLTYQEQLEWDGIEDAISELEQTIESFNETLEQTGADFTKAAEISELITAKETELEQMMERWEFLSQYAE; translated from the coding sequence ATGAAACAATTAAAAGTGGAAAATTTAACAAAAACATACGGCGAAAAAAGCCTGTTTGAGAATATCTCCCTAACGATAACAGAAGGCGAACGTATTGGTTTAATCGGTGTAAATGGTACCGGGAAATCAACGCTATTACAAATTATTTCTGGTAGTGAATCTGGGGATAAGGGCACTGTTACGAAAGCGAAAGATTATACGATTGGTTATTTAGCACAAGATCCTGAGTTTAATGAAGCGAATACGGTTCTTTCGGCTGTTTTTGATGGGGATACTGCGGCGCTTCGGGCAATGCGCAAGTACGAAGAAGTATTGCTCGCGATGTCACTTGATGCAGAAAATACCAAATTACACGATGCTTATACAACCGCTAGCCAAGAAATGGATGCTAGTGCGGCTTGGGATATGAACACAGAAGCGAAAACAATTTTGGAGCGATTAGGCATCACAGATTTAACCGCGAAAATAAGTGAGCTTTCTGGTGGACAACGAAAACGGGTTGGTTTAGCGCAAGTCTTAATCGAGACACCAGATTTACTTATTTTGGACGAACCTACCAACCATTTAGATTTTCAGTCAATTCGTTGGTTGGAAGAATATTTAAATCGCTTTAAAGGGGCTGTCTTACTTGTTACCCATGATCGTTATTTCCTTGACCGAGTGACAAATCATATGGTGGAGCTCGACCGAGGTTCGGCTTATCGATACGTTGGGAACTACGAGAAATTCATGGAATCTAAAGCCATTCGAATGGAAAATGAAGTCCGTGAATCTGAGAAAAATAAAAACCTTTATCGTAAGGAACTAGCATGGATGCGCCGCGGTCCTCAAGGTCGCGCCACTAAACAAAATGCCAGACAAGACCGTTTCCATGATTTAGAGAAAAAAGTGAAAACAAAAATCGATGACTCAGAACTGGCAATTGATTTTGTTACTAGTCGTCTTGGAAAAGATGTTTTCGAACTGAAAAACTTAGAAAAATGCTTTGATGAAAAACAAGTATTGCAAGACTTTAGTTTGATTATCCAACCCGGTGAACGCCTTGGCATTACAGGGAATAACGGAACTGGGAAATCGACTTTACTGAATATGTTGGCTGGAAAACTAGCGCCAGATGCTGGGGAAATAGTCACAGGTCAAACCGTACAAATCGGTTACTATACGCAACAAAATGAAGAAATGGATCCGGATATGCGAATGATTGCTTATTTGCAAGAAGCGGGAGAGCAAGTGACCACTTCTGGTGGCGAAGTAATCAGTGTGAGTGCGATGTTAGAACGATTTTTATTTCCACCAAATTCCCACGGGAAGAAAATTGGTAGCTTATCAGGTGGAGAAAAACGGCGGTTATTCTTACTACGCATTTTGATGGAACGACCCAATGTCTTATTGCTAGATGAGCCGACGAATGACTTGGATACGCAAACATTAACGGTTTTAGAAGACTATTTAGAATCATTCAATGGCACCGTAATTACGGTTAGCCATGATAGATATTTCCTCGATAAAGTCGTAAACAAATTGCTCGTTTTCCGGGCAATTGGTGAAGTAGAAATTTTCTACGGCGAATATAGTGATTATTTGAAAGAACTTGTGACCAAAGCAAAACCAGCAAAATCAATGAAAAAAATGGTGAACACTTCGGTCGATAAGCCAGCACCGGAGAAAAAAGAGAAAGTCAAACTCACCTACCAAGAACAACTCGAGTGGGACGGAATTGAAGATGCCATTAGCGAATTAGAACAAACCATTGAATCGTTTAATGAAACATTGGAACAAACCGGAGCGGACTTTACAAAAGCAGCAGAAATTAGCGAACTCATCACGGCAAAAGAAACGGAGCTCGAACAAATGATGGAACGCTGGGAATTTTTATCACAATACGCGGAATAA
- a CDS encoding formate--tetrahydrofolate ligase, with product MSNKVKSDIEIASKAEILPVTTIAEHLGLDADALELYGKYKAKLSYDTIHSLKDKEPGKLVLVTAINPTPAGEGKSTVTVGLGDALSKKDKKTVIALREPSLGPTMGIKGGATGGGYAQVIPMEDINLHFTGDFHAITAANNALSAFIDNHMQQGNDLDIDGRRIVWKRVVDLNDRALRKVIVGLGGPIQGVPREDGFDITVASEIMAIICLASDLKDLKKRLSEIVIGYNYKKEPITVGEMGYEGALTLLLKDALKPNLVQTLEHTPAIVHGGPFANIAHGCNSVSATSTALRLGEYVVTEAGFGADLGAEKFLDIKVPALGKAPDCVVIVATIRALKMHGGALKTELSEENVDALAKGFTNLQKHTESIQTFGIPYVVAINKFITDSDAEVAKLEALCEEHGIPFSLTEVWEKGGDGGLELADKVIAAVESGEADYKRIYDDAWSIEEKLEAIVTKVYGGIGVELSSKAQKQIVEFKKYGWDRYPICMAKTQYSLSDDPTLLGRPTDFVIHIREFIPKLGAGFVVALTGDVMTMPGLPKKPAALNMDVDENGNAQGLF from the coding sequence ATGTCAAATAAAGTGAAATCAGATATTGAAATTGCATCAAAAGCAGAAATTCTACCAGTTACGACTATTGCGGAACATTTAGGACTAGACGCAGATGCACTCGAACTTTACGGAAAGTATAAAGCAAAGTTATCCTATGATACCATTCACTCGCTAAAAGACAAAGAACCAGGAAAACTTGTTCTTGTTACGGCGATTAATCCAACGCCTGCTGGAGAAGGGAAATCGACAGTGACAGTTGGTCTTGGTGATGCACTCTCTAAAAAAGATAAGAAAACCGTTATTGCACTTCGCGAACCATCGCTTGGACCTACCATGGGTATTAAAGGCGGAGCAACAGGTGGCGGATACGCGCAAGTTATTCCAATGGAAGATATTAATTTACATTTTACAGGTGATTTTCACGCAATTACAGCAGCCAACAATGCTTTATCGGCATTTATTGATAACCATATGCAACAAGGGAATGACCTAGATATTGATGGCCGAAGAATCGTTTGGAAACGTGTGGTTGATTTGAACGACCGTGCACTTCGAAAAGTGATTGTTGGTCTAGGCGGTCCTATTCAAGGGGTTCCACGTGAGGACGGTTTTGATATTACGGTTGCTTCTGAAATTATGGCAATCATTTGTTTAGCAAGTGATTTAAAAGATTTAAAGAAACGTTTAAGTGAAATTGTCATTGGTTATAACTATAAAAAAGAACCAATTACAGTTGGCGAAATGGGCTACGAAGGCGCTTTAACATTACTATTAAAAGATGCTTTAAAACCTAATTTGGTGCAAACATTAGAACATACACCTGCCATCGTTCACGGTGGACCTTTTGCGAATATTGCTCACGGATGTAATAGTGTTTCTGCGACAAGCACGGCACTTCGACTAGGTGAATATGTAGTCACAGAAGCTGGATTTGGTGCAGATCTTGGTGCAGAGAAATTTTTAGATATTAAAGTTCCTGCCCTTGGGAAAGCTCCAGATTGTGTTGTTATTGTAGCAACGATTCGCGCACTGAAAATGCACGGTGGCGCTTTGAAAACCGAGCTAAGCGAGGAAAATGTGGATGCGCTAGCTAAAGGTTTTACTAATTTACAAAAACATACGGAATCCATTCAAACATTTGGTATTCCTTATGTTGTAGCCATTAACAAATTCATTACCGATTCTGACGCAGAAGTAGCGAAATTAGAAGCACTTTGCGAAGAACACGGCATTCCTTTCTCTCTGACAGAAGTTTGGGAAAAAGGCGGCGACGGTGGTCTTGAACTTGCGGATAAAGTTATTGCGGCTGTTGAAAGCGGAGAAGCGGACTACAAACGCATTTATGATGACGCGTGGTCGATAGAAGAAAAATTGGAAGCGATTGTGACGAAGGTTTACGGTGGTATTGGCGTGGAACTTTCCAGCAAGGCGCAGAAACAAATCGTTGAATTCAAAAAATATGGTTGGGATCGTTATCCGATTTGTATGGCGAAAACTCAATATTCCTTATCGGATGATCCGACGTTGCTTGGTCGTCCAACTGATTTTGTGATTCATATTCGTGAATTTATTCCAAAACTTGGTGCTGGCTTTGTTGTTGCTTTAACAGGTGACGTGATGACAATGCCGGGCTTACCAAAAAAACCAGCGGCATTAAACATGGATGTCGATGAAAATGGTAACGCGCAAGGCTTATTTTAA
- the mntR gene encoding transcriptional regulator MntR — MPTPSMEDYIEKIYSLIETKGYARVSDIADELFVHPSSVTKMVQKLDKDEYLIYEKYRGLILTPKGTQMGKRLLERHALLESFLSIIGVDPSHIYQDVEGIEHHLSWNSIDRIGDVVQFFENHPDALKTLKAMETTKPETKE, encoded by the coding sequence ATGCCAACACCTAGTATGGAAGATTATATTGAAAAAATCTATTCCCTTATTGAGACGAAAGGTTATGCCAGAGTTTCGGATATTGCTGATGAGTTATTTGTCCATCCATCCTCTGTAACAAAAATGGTGCAGAAACTGGATAAAGACGAATATTTAATCTATGAGAAATATCGCGGATTAATTTTGACGCCTAAAGGTACACAAATGGGGAAAAGGCTCCTAGAAAGACACGCATTACTAGAAAGTTTTTTAAGTATTATTGGCGTAGATCCGTCTCATATTTATCAGGATGTGGAAGGTATTGAACACCACTTAAGTTGGAACTCGATTGACCGAATTGGGGATGTTGTTCAGTTTTTTGAAAATCACCCAGATGCGCTTAAGACGCTCAAGGCAATGGAGACGACGAAACCAGAAACAAAGGAATAA
- the cspD gene encoding cold-shock protein CspD, with the protein MQNGKVKWFNNEKGYGFIESDGGEDIFVHFTAIQGDGYKSLEEGQAVTFEVVEGNRGAQAANVEKA; encoded by the coding sequence ATGCAAAATGGGAAAGTAAAATGGTTTAACAACGAAAAAGGTTACGGTTTTATCGAATCAGACGGCGGCGAAGATATTTTCGTCCACTTCACAGCGATCCAAGGTGACGGCTACAAATCTTTAGAAGAAGGCCAAGCGGTAACATTTGAAGTAGTTGAAGGTAATCGCGGCGCTCAAGCAGCTAACGTCGAAAAAGCCTAA